The Zeimonas sediminis genome window below encodes:
- a CDS encoding PLP-dependent aminotransferase family protein, which translates to MDRANPDDPRKLLARRAGAMRSSAVRDLLHDARRPGMLSLAGGLPAPDLFDVDGLAEAAGAVLREVPREALQYGTTEGDEALRAQLAASLRARGASVSDDAPLVTTGSQQALDLIARALLEPGDRVVVERPGYLAALQVFALTEARCVGVAGDARGLRVEALPEAAGLGGKEQGGPAGGRLKLAYAVTNFANPTGATLDLDRRIALLEWAVRNRVFVLEDDPYGGLRVEGEHLPPLVALAPRVPGAAGLCGYVSSLSKVLAPGLRIGYAVLPDWLRGPVVRIKQALDLHTSTLAQAIAARYLASGRLEARMPAMREAYRERRDALCEALAQAFGPALRFSRPQGGMFVWARFTDGTDTSRLLPRARDEGMIFVPGEAFYDAEPDRSALRLSFSTATPAELAEAVARLARAHRALRGQAATGAEATGANPGASPRGSSAAASTRSTGAADSNAAAATAGDPSQPGPSGPRGDRVREACLAAALEAWEDAGMRGLCAEGRWEVAIGAIRSLDLDTLDRQD; encoded by the coding sequence ATGGACCGCGCGAATCCCGACGATCCCCGGAAGCTGCTGGCGCGGCGAGCAGGCGCGATGCGCAGCTCGGCCGTGCGCGACCTGCTGCACGACGCCCGACGGCCCGGCATGCTTTCGTTGGCGGGCGGCCTGCCGGCGCCCGATCTGTTCGACGTGGACGGACTGGCCGAGGCCGCCGGGGCGGTGCTGCGTGAGGTTCCGCGCGAGGCGCTGCAATACGGCACGACCGAGGGCGACGAGGCCTTGCGCGCCCAGCTCGCCGCGAGCCTGCGCGCCCGGGGGGCGAGCGTTTCCGACGACGCGCCGCTGGTCACGACCGGATCGCAGCAGGCGCTCGACCTGATCGCGCGGGCCCTGCTCGAGCCGGGCGATCGCGTCGTCGTCGAACGGCCCGGCTACCTGGCCGCGCTGCAGGTGTTCGCGCTGACCGAGGCGCGCTGCGTCGGCGTGGCCGGCGACGCGCGGGGCCTGCGGGTGGAGGCGCTGCCCGAGGCGGCGGGGCTCGGCGGCAAGGAACAGGGCGGACCGGCCGGCGGGCGCCTGAAGCTCGCCTACGCGGTCACGAACTTCGCGAACCCGACCGGCGCCACGCTGGACCTGGATCGGCGCATCGCGCTGCTCGAGTGGGCGGTGCGCAACCGGGTGTTCGTGCTGGAGGACGATCCCTACGGCGGCCTGCGGGTCGAGGGCGAGCACCTGCCGCCGCTCGTCGCGCTCGCGCCCCGGGTGCCGGGCGCGGCCGGGCTGTGCGGCTACGTGTCCTCGCTGTCCAAGGTGCTGGCGCCGGGCCTGCGGATCGGCTACGCGGTGCTGCCGGACTGGCTGCGCGGGCCGGTGGTGCGGATCAAGCAGGCGCTTGACCTGCACACCTCGACGCTGGCGCAGGCGATCGCCGCGCGCTACCTGGCGAGCGGCCGGCTGGAGGCGCGGATGCCCGCGATGCGAGAGGCCTACCGCGAGCGGCGCGACGCGCTGTGCGAAGCGCTGGCGCAGGCCTTCGGCCCTGCGCTGCGCTTCTCGCGGCCCCAGGGCGGCATGTTCGTGTGGGCGCGCTTCACCGACGGCACCGACACCTCGCGCTTGCTGCCGCGCGCCCGCGACGAGGGCATGATCTTCGTGCCCGGCGAGGCTTTCTACGACGCCGAGCCCGATCGCTCGGCGCTGCGGCTCAGCTTCTCCACCGCCACGCCGGCCGAGCTCGCCGAGGCGGTCGCAAGGCTGGCCCGGGCCCATCGCGCGCTGCGCGGGCAGGCGGCGACTGGCGCCGAAGCGACCGGCGCGAATCCCGGTGCGTCGCCGCGCGGATCGAGTGCCGCCGCATCGACCCGGTCGACCGGCGCGGCCGATTCGAACGCTGCGGCCGCCACGGCCGGCGACCCGTCGCAGCCGGGGCCGTCGGGCCCGCGGGGCGACCGGGTGCGCGAAGCCTGCCTCGCGGCAGCGCTCGAAGCCTGGGAAGACGCCGGCATGCGCGGCCTGTGCGCCGAGGGAAGGTGGGAGGTCGCGATCGGCGCGATCCGTTCGCTCGATCTCGACACGCTGGATCGACAAGACTGA
- a CDS encoding M14 family metallopeptidase has protein sequence MTKNSEKTPNSKKPGGRGAGRTSGRREAPAALPQPRFDRFPRHEELGRLLRGYAEARPDLFELRELGRSFEGREIWLLVATNRATGPDTDKPAFWVDGNIHAAELTACTAVLYWLHRLATGYGTDPRITALLDTRCVYLCPRLCPDGAELALADRPRHIRSSTRPWPFDEAPVDGLTVEDVDGDGRILTMRIEDRHGGWKPHPDEPRLLVPREPGDLDGPFYRVIPEGRLANWDGITVSVNRDREGLDLNRNFPPNWRQEFEQTGAGPFPTSEPEVRAMVRFVVDHPNIGAAVSFHTHSGVILRPMGGESDEQMIPEDLWTIKRLSKLGETLTGYPSVSIFHDFKYHPNEVISGTQDWFYEHLGALFWTVELWAPNREAGITGYDWIGWYREHPAEDDLKLLAWSDSQCGGKAHVDWYPFEHPQLGRVELGGWDRMNYWRNPPPELREREVARFPDWLTTLALSLPRLELVAAEAHPLDDEAGAGGKGLWRVRLAVGNAGYLPQYVTRRAQARKTVRGVMLSIELPEGAELVSGKPREEAAQLEGHAPPTSLQAFLPNRSVTADRTHRDWVVRARAGARVVLAADGGRAGRLRIELTLGG, from the coding sequence ATGACGAAGAACAGCGAGAAGACCCCGAATTCGAAGAAACCCGGCGGGCGCGGCGCCGGACGGACGTCCGGTCGCCGGGAGGCCCCGGCGGCGCTGCCGCAGCCGCGCTTCGACCGCTTCCCCCGGCACGAGGAACTCGGGCGCCTGCTGCGCGGCTATGCCGAGGCGCGGCCCGACCTGTTCGAGCTGCGAGAGCTCGGCCGCAGCTTCGAGGGCCGCGAGATCTGGCTGCTGGTGGCCACGAACCGCGCGACCGGGCCGGACACCGACAAGCCGGCCTTCTGGGTCGACGGCAACATCCACGCGGCCGAGCTCACCGCCTGCACCGCAGTGCTGTACTGGCTGCACCGGCTGGCGACCGGTTACGGCACCGACCCCCGGATCACCGCGCTGCTCGACACGCGCTGCGTCTACCTGTGCCCGCGCCTGTGTCCCGACGGCGCCGAGCTGGCGCTGGCCGACCGTCCGCGGCACATCCGCTCGTCGACCCGGCCCTGGCCCTTCGACGAGGCGCCGGTCGACGGCCTGACCGTCGAGGACGTCGACGGCGACGGCCGCATCCTGACGATGCGCATCGAGGATCGGCACGGCGGCTGGAAGCCGCACCCCGACGAGCCGCGCCTGCTGGTGCCTCGCGAGCCCGGCGACCTCGACGGGCCCTTCTACCGGGTGATTCCCGAGGGCAGGCTGGCGAACTGGGACGGCATCACGGTCAGCGTCAACCGCGACCGCGAGGGCCTGGACCTGAACCGGAACTTCCCGCCGAACTGGCGGCAGGAGTTCGAGCAGACGGGCGCAGGGCCGTTCCCGACCAGCGAGCCCGAGGTGAGGGCGATGGTCCGCTTCGTCGTCGATCACCCGAACATCGGCGCTGCGGTCAGCTTCCACACGCACAGCGGCGTGATCCTGCGGCCGATGGGCGGCGAGTCCGACGAGCAGATGATTCCCGAGGACCTGTGGACGATCAAGCGTCTGTCGAAGCTCGGCGAGACGCTGACCGGCTACCCGTCGGTCAGCATCTTCCACGACTTCAAGTACCACCCGAACGAGGTGATCAGCGGCACCCAGGACTGGTTCTACGAGCACCTCGGCGCGTTGTTCTGGACCGTGGAGTTGTGGGCGCCGAACCGCGAGGCCGGCATCACCGGCTACGACTGGATCGGCTGGTACCGTGAGCACCCGGCCGAGGACGACCTGAAGCTGCTTGCGTGGAGCGACTCGCAGTGCGGCGGCAAGGCGCACGTCGACTGGTACCCGTTCGAGCATCCGCAACTGGGCCGGGTCGAGCTCGGCGGCTGGGACCGGATGAACTACTGGCGCAACCCGCCGCCCGAACTGCGCGAGCGCGAGGTCGCGCGCTTCCCCGACTGGCTGACGACGCTCGCGCTGTCGCTCCCGCGGCTCGAGCTGGTCGCCGCCGAGGCGCATCCCCTGGACGACGAGGCCGGCGCCGGCGGCAAGGGCCTGTGGCGAGTCCGGCTCGCCGTCGGCAATGCCGGCTACCTGCCGCAGTACGTGACCCGGCGCGCGCAGGCGCGCAAGACGGTGCGCGGCGTGATGCTGTCGATCGAGCTGCCCGAGGGGGCCGAGCTGGTGTCGGGCAAGCCGCGCGAAGAGGCCGCGCAGCTCGAGGGGCACGCGCCGCCGACCTCGCTGCAGGCCTTCCTGCCGAACCGCAGCGTGACCGCCGACCGGACCCACCGCGACTGGGTCGTTCGCGCTCGCGCCGGCGCGCGGGTCGTGCTCGCCGCCGACGGCGGGCGCGCCGGCAGGCTCCGGATCGAGCTGACGCTGGGCGGCTGA
- a CDS encoding methylglyoxal synthase has protein sequence MPSPSPFPLPPSLRIGLAANRLHHDTPDAALFRLVREIEPVVRKPLAPTILAVGRTHDAIRREGLLEDYDGLVRYPYGREGGLMRLVSRVVDPDPATAIHAAIYLIDPVDPSSTFPEAVALKRQCIIHARPFLSTLLGAREWFELRAVAAGASPNPALDPLFDFGSQTIALVAHDARKAEMIELVREHFDFFDRFAMRVATGTTGGLLNELARELRPGRSGAWVRALKSGPLGGDAQIAELLLDGACQRVLFLEDPHVARQHEADIQLLERAARTVTEQVACYGDLATARDWIADAARRAAVSPAPVPRPAPDRAG, from the coding sequence ATGCCATCCCCTTCCCCCTTCCCTCTTCCCCCTTCCCTGAGAATCGGCCTGGCCGCCAACCGGCTGCATCACGACACGCCCGACGCGGCGCTGTTCCGGCTGGTCCGCGAGATCGAGCCGGTCGTGCGCAAGCCGCTCGCGCCGACGATCCTGGCCGTCGGCCGCACCCACGACGCGATCCGCCGGGAGGGGCTGCTCGAGGACTACGACGGCCTGGTCCGCTATCCGTACGGCCGCGAGGGCGGGCTGATGCGGCTGGTCTCGCGCGTCGTCGACCCGGACCCTGCCACCGCGATCCACGCGGCGATCTACCTGATCGATCCGGTCGACCCCTCGTCGACCTTCCCCGAGGCGGTCGCGCTCAAGCGGCAGTGCATCATCCACGCCAGGCCCTTCCTGTCGACGCTGCTCGGGGCGCGCGAGTGGTTCGAGCTGCGCGCGGTGGCGGCGGGCGCCTCGCCGAACCCCGCGCTCGATCCGCTGTTCGACTTCGGCTCGCAGACCATCGCGCTGGTCGCGCACGACGCGCGCAAGGCCGAGATGATCGAGCTGGTGCGCGAGCACTTCGACTTCTTCGACCGGTTCGCGATGCGGGTGGCCACCGGCACCACCGGCGGCCTGCTCAACGAGCTCGCGCGCGAGCTGCGGCCCGGCCGCAGCGGCGCCTGGGTCAGGGCGCTGAAGAGCGGCCCGCTGGGCGGCGACGCGCAGATCGCCGAGCTGCTGCTCGACGGCGCCTGCCAGCGGGTGCTGTTCCTCGAGGACCCGCACGTGGCGCGCCAGCACGAGGCCGACATCCAGCTGCTGGAGCGCGCCGCGCGCACGGTCACCGAGCAGGTCGCCTGCTACGGCGACCTCGCCACCGCCCGCGACTGGATCGCGGACGCGGCAAGGCGCGCCGCGGTCAGCCCTGCCCCGGTTCCTCGCCCCGCCCCGGACCGCGCCGGCTAG
- a CDS encoding cation:proton antiporter, giving the protein MHEGGIPHLREALLFLALAGILIPLLQRFRVGNVLGFLVVGLAVGPFGLGRFAADFPWLSWLTFSGGPGVSALAEIGVMFLMFSIGLELSTERLWAMRRWVFGAGSLQMLATALAAGLIAASQGLDGRTALLVGLVLAFSSTAVVMQLLAARRELGTPTGRSVFSILLLQDLAVVPVLILVGTLGGPSEGGVGPSVALALLKAGAAIAFIYLLGRRVIRPLFHLFAGARQADTFMALTLLSSLGIASLTWVAGLSMALGAFLAGLLLAETEFRHEVEVAIEPFRGLLMGLFFMSVGMGIDPAAILRDPLWLLAALAGLFALKSLIVAGIARAFGLSWGRSVEAGLLLGQGGEFAFIVVGVAMVGKLLAPELAAFLMMLIGLSLFVTPAFASLGRALGERIERALAPAPGEIELPRGLDGHVVIAGFGRVGQLTADLLDAQGIAWIAIDDQPATVARFHAKGLPVFVGDAGRVELLRRLGIESARAVVLTMDRPAAALHALAALRHEWPALPVLARARDEAHAAELRRAGASAVVPETLEAALQLGARVLETAGLPEELVARQVELERGRRESAWGASRRGPGRGEEPGQG; this is encoded by the coding sequence ATGCACGAAGGCGGCATCCCACACCTGCGCGAGGCGCTGCTGTTCCTGGCGCTCGCCGGCATCCTGATCCCGCTGCTGCAGCGCTTCAGGGTCGGCAACGTGCTGGGCTTCCTGGTCGTCGGGCTGGCGGTCGGGCCCTTCGGGCTGGGCCGCTTCGCCGCCGACTTCCCCTGGCTCTCCTGGCTCACCTTCTCGGGCGGACCCGGCGTCTCCGCGCTGGCCGAGATCGGCGTGATGTTCCTGATGTTCTCGATCGGCCTGGAGCTGTCGACCGAGCGGCTCTGGGCGATGCGGCGCTGGGTATTCGGCGCGGGCAGCTTGCAGATGCTCGCCACCGCGCTCGCGGCCGGCCTGATCGCAGCGTCGCAAGGGCTGGACGGTCGCACCGCCCTGCTGGTCGGGCTGGTCCTTGCGTTCTCGTCCACCGCGGTGGTGATGCAGCTGCTGGCGGCCCGGCGCGAGCTCGGCACGCCGACCGGCCGTTCGGTCTTCTCGATCCTGCTGCTGCAGGACCTGGCGGTGGTGCCGGTGCTGATCCTGGTCGGCACGCTGGGCGGCCCGAGCGAGGGCGGCGTCGGGCCGTCGGTGGCGCTCGCGCTGCTGAAGGCCGGCGCGGCGATCGCCTTCATCTACCTGCTGGGCAGGCGGGTCATCCGCCCGCTGTTCCATCTGTTCGCTGGCGCGCGCCAGGCCGACACCTTCATGGCGCTGACGCTGCTCAGCTCGCTGGGCATCGCGTCGCTGACCTGGGTGGCGGGCCTGTCGATGGCGCTCGGGGCCTTCCTGGCCGGCCTGCTGCTGGCCGAGACCGAGTTCCGACACGAGGTCGAGGTCGCGATCGAGCCTTTCCGGGGCCTGCTGATGGGGTTGTTCTTCATGTCGGTCGGCATGGGCATCGACCCGGCGGCGATCCTGCGCGATCCGCTCTGGCTGCTCGCCGCGCTTGCCGGCCTGTTCGCGCTGAAGTCGCTGATCGTGGCGGGGATCGCCAGGGCGTTCGGGCTGTCGTGGGGGCGAAGCGTGGAGGCCGGCCTTCTGCTCGGACAGGGCGGCGAGTTCGCCTTCATCGTCGTGGGCGTGGCGATGGTCGGGAAACTGCTCGCTCCCGAGCTGGCGGCCTTCCTGATGATGCTGATCGGCCTGTCCCTGTTCGTCACGCCGGCCTTCGCGTCGCTCGGCCGCGCGCTGGGCGAGCGGATCGAGCGCGCGCTAGCGCCCGCGCCGGGCGAGATCGAGCTTCCGCGCGGGCTGGACGGTCACGTCGTGATCGCCGGCTTCGGCCGGGTCGGGCAGCTGACCGCGGACCTGCTCGACGCGCAGGGCATCGCCTGGATCGCGATCGACGACCAGCCGGCCACGGTGGCGCGCTTTCACGCGAAAGGCCTGCCGGTGTTCGTCGGCGATGCCGGCCGGGTCGAGCTGCTGCGTCGCCTGGGCATCGAGTCGGCGCGCGCGGTCGTGCTGACGATGGACAGGCCCGCGGCGGCGCTGCACGCGCTGGCGGCGCTGCGCCACGAGTGGCCGGCGCTGCCGGTCCTGGCGCGCGCGCGCGACGAGGCGCACGCGGCGGAGCTGCGTCGCGCCGGGGCGTCGGCGGTCGTGCCCGAGACGCTGGAGGCCGCGCTGCAGCTCGGCGCCCGCGTGCTGGAGACGGCCGGCCTGCCCGAGGAGCTGGTGGCGCGCCAGGTCGAGCTCGAGCGCGGCCGCCGCGAGTCGGCCTGGGGCGCTAGCCGGCGCGGTCCGGGGCGGGGCGAGGAACCGGGGCAGGGCTGA
- a CDS encoding SDR family NAD(P)-dependent oxidoreductase: protein MQLDLAGRVAVVTGASKGIGFACARAFAREGARVVGVSRSAEGLAAAREALAADGLRMETVAADLRDPGEALAAIGEIEATIGPIEVLVNSAGAARRYGPDELDAEGFRQAMDAKYFTTVHMMEPVARRMAVRGRGAIVNIVGQGGRQASTMHIAGGAANAALMLATVGMAQAWAARGVRVNAINPGLTRTSRVEEGLAAESRATGIGRDQLLERAIAKIPMGRMAEPEEIADVALFLASPRAAYVSGAIVPMDGCAASVI from the coding sequence ATGCAACTGGACCTGGCAGGGCGCGTCGCCGTCGTGACCGGCGCGAGCAAGGGCATCGGCTTCGCCTGCGCGCGGGCCTTCGCGCGCGAAGGCGCGAGGGTGGTCGGCGTCTCGCGCTCGGCCGAGGGGCTGGCCGCCGCGCGCGAGGCGCTCGCCGCCGACGGGCTCCGGATGGAGACGGTCGCCGCCGACCTGCGCGATCCGGGCGAGGCGCTCGCCGCGATCGGCGAGATCGAGGCCACGATCGGCCCGATCGAGGTGCTGGTGAACTCGGCCGGGGCCGCCCGGCGCTACGGTCCCGACGAGCTCGACGCCGAGGGCTTCCGCCAGGCGATGGACGCGAAGTACTTCACCACGGTCCACATGATGGAGCCGGTGGCCAGGCGGATGGCGGTTCGCGGGCGCGGAGCGATCGTCAACATCGTCGGCCAGGGCGGCCGGCAGGCCAGCACGATGCACATCGCGGGCGGGGCGGCCAACGCCGCGCTGATGCTGGCCACGGTCGGCATGGCGCAGGCCTGGGCGGCCCGGGGCGTGCGGGTCAACGCGATCAACCCCGGGCTCACGCGGACCTCGCGCGTCGAGGAGGGGCTCGCCGCCGAGTCGCGCGCGACCGGCATCGGCCGGGACCAGTTGCTCGAGCGGGCGATCGCGAAGATACCGATGGGCCGGATGGCCGAGCCGGAGGAAATCGCCGACGTGGCGCTGTTCCTGGCCTCGCCGCGCGCGGCCTACGTGTCGGGGGCGATCGTGCCGATGGACGGCTGTGCGGCCTCGGTGATCTGA
- a CDS encoding HpcH/HpaI aldolase family protein has product MELPVNAFKHAIAAGRPQIGLWSSIPSNYSVEIIAGAGFDWILLDTEHTPNDLESVLSQLQAAAGYPDTTAIVRVPWNDQVVLKRYLDAGVQTVLIPFVSSADEARAAVSYTRYPPKGVRGVGGTTRATRFGRIRDYTKLVERELCVLVQVETKQGLDNIEEICAVDGIDGVFIGPADLHASLGHTGETANPEILPLIDDGIRRIRKAGKAPGVLTPAEPLARRWLDCGALFVAVGADAGLLARGAEALAQRFKG; this is encoded by the coding sequence TTGGAACTGCCCGTCAATGCCTTCAAGCACGCGATCGCCGCCGGGCGCCCGCAGATCGGCCTGTGGTCGAGCATTCCCTCGAACTACTCGGTCGAGATCATCGCGGGCGCCGGCTTCGACTGGATCCTGCTCGACACCGAGCACACGCCGAACGACCTGGAATCGGTGCTGTCCCAGTTGCAGGCGGCTGCCGGATACCCGGACACGACCGCGATCGTCCGGGTGCCGTGGAACGACCAGGTCGTGCTGAAGCGCTACCTGGACGCCGGCGTGCAGACGGTGCTGATCCCCTTCGTGTCGAGTGCCGACGAGGCGCGCGCGGCGGTGTCCTACACCCGCTATCCGCCCAAGGGCGTGCGCGGCGTCGGCGGCACGACGCGGGCCACCCGTTTCGGGCGCATCCGCGACTACACGAAGCTGGTCGAGCGCGAGCTGTGCGTGCTGGTGCAGGTCGAGACGAAGCAGGGTCTGGACAACATCGAGGAGATCTGCGCGGTCGACGGCATCGACGGCGTGTTCATCGGTCCGGCCGACCTGCACGCGTCGCTCGGCCACACCGGCGAGACCGCCAATCCGGAGATCCTGCCGCTGATCGACGACGGCATCCGGCGTATCCGCAAGGCCGGCAAGGCGCCCGGCGTGCTCACGCCGGCCGAGCCGCTCGCCCGGCGCTGGCTCGATTGCGGCGCGCTGTTCGTGGCGGTGGGCGCCGATGCCGGACTGCTGGCGCGCGGCGCGGAAGCGCTGGCCCAGCGCTTCAAGGGCTGA
- a CDS encoding malate/lactate/ureidoglycolate dehydrogenase, whose protein sequence is MADYVTIESQALTRAIAAIVAAGGSSAEEARQVAESLVGANLTGHDSHGVGMIPRYVDSLLEGGLLVDRRPSVKLDSGALLALDGERGYGQTIGKAAMEMGIERAGRHGACIMTLANSHHLGRIGQWAEQATAAGMISLHFVNVMTRPSVAPFGGSDARFGTNPCCIGVPLEGQPPMILDFATSAVAQGKMRVAHNKGEKVPPGRLIDDKGQPTDDPRYVVIPPWGALLPFGEHKGSGLAVVCELLGGALTGGGTWHGPHDGSRRVYNGMLTILIDPAKVGNGADAFARESLAFVDSLRQSPPAPGFDKVRIAGEPERETRAKRQAEGIPVDGTTWEEILAAGEKVKVSRVETMRAAGLA, encoded by the coding sequence ATGGCGGACTACGTCACGATCGAATCGCAGGCCCTGACGCGGGCCATCGCCGCAATCGTCGCCGCCGGGGGAAGTTCCGCCGAGGAAGCCCGGCAGGTAGCCGAGAGCCTGGTCGGCGCGAACCTCACCGGACACGACTCGCACGGCGTGGGCATGATCCCGCGCTACGTCGACTCGCTTCTGGAAGGCGGCTTGCTGGTCGATCGGCGCCCGAGCGTGAAGCTCGACTCGGGGGCGCTGCTCGCGCTCGACGGCGAGCGAGGCTACGGCCAGACGATCGGCAAGGCCGCGATGGAGATGGGGATCGAGCGGGCCGGCCGGCACGGCGCCTGCATCATGACCCTGGCGAACTCGCATCACCTCGGCCGCATCGGCCAGTGGGCCGAGCAGGCCACCGCCGCGGGCATGATCTCGCTGCACTTCGTCAACGTGATGACCCGGCCCAGCGTCGCGCCCTTCGGCGGCTCGGATGCCCGCTTCGGCACGAATCCCTGCTGCATCGGCGTGCCGCTGGAAGGCCAGCCGCCGATGATCCTGGACTTCGCGACCAGCGCGGTCGCGCAGGGCAAGATGCGCGTCGCGCACAACAAGGGCGAAAAGGTGCCGCCCGGCCGGCTGATCGACGACAAGGGCCAGCCGACCGACGACCCGCGCTACGTGGTGATCCCGCCCTGGGGCGCCCTGCTGCCCTTCGGCGAGCACAAGGGCTCGGGGCTGGCGGTCGTCTGCGAACTGCTGGGCGGCGCGCTGACCGGCGGGGGCACCTGGCACGGGCCCCACGACGGCAGCCGCCGCGTCTACAACGGCATGCTGACCATCCTGATCGACCCGGCCAAGGTCGGCAACGGCGCCGATGCCTTCGCCCGCGAAAGCCTGGCCTTCGTCGACTCGCTTCGGCAGTCGCCTCCGGCGCCCGGCTTCGACAAGGTCCGGATCGCGGGAGAGCCGGAACGCGAGACCCGCGCGAAGCGGCAGGCCGAGGGCATCCCGGTCGACGGCACGACCTGGGAGGAAATCCTGGCGGCGGGCGAGAAGGTCAAGGTCTCGCGCGTCGAGACGATGCGGGCGGCAGGGCTGGCCTGA
- a CDS encoding HPF/RaiA family ribosome-associated protein, translating to MKIPLQISFHDMPVSPALEALIREKAAKLEQFHPNMTACRVVVDKPHNHSQQGEQFSVTVDVTVPGANLVVNHVRNEDANVAVRDAFLAARRQVEDHVKRKQAEVRHPGQRPVAEAPESPEV from the coding sequence ATGAAAATACCCCTGCAGATCAGCTTCCACGACATGCCCGTTTCGCCCGCCCTCGAGGCCCTGATCCGGGAGAAGGCCGCCAAGCTCGAACAGTTCCACCCGAACATGACCGCGTGCCGCGTCGTGGTCGACAAGCCGCACAACCACAGCCAGCAGGGCGAGCAGTTTTCCGTCACGGTCGACGTGACCGTTCCCGGCGCGAACCTGGTGGTCAACCACGTTCGCAACGAGGACGCGAACGTCGCGGTGCGCGACGCCTTCCTGGCGGCCCGCCGCCAGGTCGAGGATCACGTGAAGCGCAAGCAGGCCGAGGTTCGCCACCCGGGCCAGCGGCCGGTCGCCGAAGCGCCGGAATCCCCCGAGGTCTGA
- a CDS encoding ABC transporter ATP-binding protein: MASVSIEGVQKAFGATKVIHGVDISISDGEFCVLVGPSGCGKSTLLRMIAGLEEISSGQIRIGERVVNNVQPKERDIAMVFQNYALYPHMKVRDNMAFSLKLAKRPQAEIDTRVNEAAGILGLTQYLDRYPRQLSGGQRQRVAMGRAIVRKPQVFLFDEPLSNLDAKLRVQMRTEIKELHQRLKTTSIYVTHDQIEAMTMADKIVVMHDGIVEQIGAPLELYDRPANTFVATFIGSPAMNMLDGQIGADGTSVELAGGTRIPVPGLKAASGQKVVFGIRPEHLTLGQAGIPSEVVVIEPTGADTQVFTKCPSGDLMAVFRERHDFHPGSKIFLEPMAEAIHVFDAASGKRL; this comes from the coding sequence TTGGCATCGGTCAGCATCGAAGGCGTCCAGAAGGCATTCGGCGCCACCAAGGTCATCCACGGCGTCGACATCTCGATCTCCGACGGCGAATTCTGCGTGCTGGTGGGCCCGTCGGGCTGCGGCAAGTCCACCCTGCTGCGGATGATCGCCGGACTCGAGGAAATCTCTTCCGGCCAGATCCGGATCGGCGAGCGCGTGGTCAACAACGTGCAGCCGAAAGAGCGCGACATCGCGATGGTCTTCCAGAACTACGCGCTCTACCCGCACATGAAGGTCCGCGACAACATGGCCTTCTCGCTGAAACTCGCCAAGCGCCCGCAGGCCGAGATCGACACGCGGGTCAACGAGGCGGCCGGCATCCTCGGGCTCACCCAGTACCTCGACCGCTATCCGCGCCAGCTGTCCGGCGGCCAGCGCCAGCGCGTCGCAATGGGCCGCGCGATCGTGCGCAAGCCGCAGGTGTTCCTGTTCGACGAGCCCTTGTCCAACCTCGATGCCAAGCTGCGGGTGCAGATGCGCACCGAGATCAAGGAGTTGCACCAGCGGCTCAAGACCACGTCGATCTACGTCACCCACGACCAGATCGAGGCGATGACGATGGCCGACAAGATCGTCGTCATGCACGACGGCATCGTCGAGCAGATCGGCGCGCCGCTCGAGCTCTACGACCGCCCCGCCAACACCTTCGTTGCCACCTTCATCGGCTCGCCGGCCATGAACATGCTCGACGGCCAGATCGGCGCCGACGGCACCAGCGTCGAGCTGGCGGGCGGCACGCGGATTCCCGTTCCGGGCCTGAAGGCGGCGTCCGGGCAGAAGGTCGTGTTCGGCATCCGGCCCGAGCACCTCACGCTCGGCCAGGCCGGCATCCCCAGCGAAGTCGTCGTGATCGAGCCGACCGGCGCCGACACGCAGGTCTTCACGAAATGCCCGTCGGGCGACCTGATGGCGGTGTTCCGCGAGCGGCACGACTTCCATCCCGGCTCGAAGATCTTCCTCGAGCCGATGGCCGAGGCGATCCACGTGTTCGATGCAGCAAGCGGCAAGCGGCTCTAG